A region of the Kribbella sp. NBC_01245 genome:
TTCCTGCCGAACGACATCGAGGCGGTCTGGCAACTCGCCGACCACCGGTTCTTCTACATCGAGCTCCTGCCCGAGCACGCCGGCCACGCCCAGCACACGCTCTTCGTCGACGACCTCGACGAACGCGTCGCCGCGATCACCGAACGCGGCATCGAGCCGGTCAACCGCGAGACCTATTCCAACGGCGTCCGCAAGATCACCTACCGCGACCCCTACGGCAACGAAATCGGCCTCGGCGGCGGCCCGGTCTAACGCCGTACCTCAGACACGCAGCTCGGGCGGGAACCCGGTCCAGCGCAGCTCGGCAGGTAAATGCCGCATGTCGTTGTAGAACAGCACCGTGGCGGGCCGACCAGGTTCGTAACGGATGATCGTCAACGCGGCATTGCAGTGGTTGAGACCGAGCCAGCGCCACTTCGGCGCGGCCATCGCGTCCCGGACCAGCCAGGCAACCAGGAAGTTGTGAGTAACGACCAGCTCGTGGCGAGCCTGCGGACCCGCAACCGGACCCGTGAATAGTTCCAGCGCCTGACGTGCCAGCGCCGGGCCGAGTTCGCGTTCCTCAGGACCGAACAGCTCAAGGAATTCAACGAAATCGGCTGATTCCGGCGGCAACTCGTCGCTGTCCGGCAGGTGAGGTGGGTAGTCACCGGCGGCCTCCGCGACCCGCAAGTCGGCGCCGCCCAACTGCTCTCCGATCAGCTGGGCGGTCTGCGCTGCGCGAGCCAACGGGCCGTGATGGATGAACGAGATCCCGGCGGTGCGGAGTCGCTGACCGAGGAGGACTGCCTGCCGGCGGCCGTTCTCGGTGAGTCCGCTCTCGTCGGGTAGCGCCTCCCCATGCCGGACGACGTAGAGGTACCGGTCGGCCATGGGGTGCGTCATTTTCCTAGGCTATTAGCCGGGGTCGCCGCCGAGGCGTTCGATGAGGGTGCGGAGGCGGCGGCGCCAGCGGGGGTTGGAGGCGTCTTCGTCGGCGACCGCGAGGCTGACGAAGTGCTGGGTCATCTCGAAACCGGCCACCGCTTCGCGGACCGCGCGGATCGTCTCGTCCGGTACGCCCTCGACGGCTGGCGCTTCTGGGACGGTCGGGTCGTACTCGAGGGCGACCTGGTGGCGGAGCCAGCCGCCGCCGAAGCCGTCCGGCACGAGGAGTTCGGGGACGAGCGACTCGTGGCTCAGGGAGGCCAGATCCTTGTCGCCGTTGTCGATGCTGAAGATGGTGGTGCCGCGACGGCGGACGTCCTCGATGCGTTCGAGCAGGCGTTCCGGCGGGGCCTCCTCGCTCACCACCAGCAGGGATTCGCCGCGACCCGCGTCGGACAGGCGGTCGAGGCCGATCGCGAGATGCGGTGGCGCGTCCGCGGGTGGTTCCCAGCGGACCAGGGCTGGGCGCAGGTCCTCGACGCCCGCGCGGTGCAGTTCGTCGTCGAGGTGCGCGGTGAGGTGCCACGGTTCGTCGCCGCGCGGGCCGAACAGCATCAGACCGCGCGGTCGAGTCGTGAACCTGCGCAAGGAATACGCGAACTGTGTGGTTCGGCTGCCCAGTTCGGTCCCGGTCAGCATCTCGCGCAACAGCGTCGCTTTGGTCAGGTCCACGACTCCACGCTGGCATACCGCGGCAAACCCCGCGACTCCGGTACGGCGATGTGCCCTTAGGAAGTGACGCCCACGTGACTCCGGTGATGCGTCGGCGCCTCGATCTCGTCGAGTAACGCCAGCGCGAAATCGGCGTACGTGATCCGGGCCCCGGCATCACCCGCCGCGATCCGGTACGACCCGGTCGCCGTACCTTCGTGGTCGAAGTCGCCCGCCGGGCTGAGGGTGACCCAGTCGAGGCCCTCGGTCGCACGCAGTACGTCGGCGCCGGCGGCGTGGCCGAGGTAGAACGAGCGGTACTCGTTCGGATAGCCCGGTGTATCCATCAGCAACTCGCCCGACGCCGTTGGCAATACAGACGCGAGTCCGACCCAGACCAGTCGGCGTACGCCTGCCTTGCCCAGGCCATCGGCCAACGCCCGCGTCGCGTTGACGAAGAACTCCGACGGATCGGCCGCGAAGTCGTACACCGCGGAGATCGCGGCGTCATGGCCCGCGGCAGCCTCGGCGATACTCCCGGCATCCGTGTTGTCCCCGGCAACCACCCGCACGCCGTCGGCGGCAGCGCCGTACTTCTCCGGAGAGCGAACGACGGCGGTCACCCCATGCCCGCGCCGAACTGCTTCCGCGACGGCGGCCCGGCCGGCTCTGCCACCGGCACCGAATACGACGATCCTGCTCATGTTCCACACCTCTCGTCTCGTGTGGAAGGACGCTAACCAGCGGGCCGGTATCCGTTTGGGTACCAACTACGCTGGCCGGATGAGCGAGCCGTTGGACCCGGAGATGTTCGACCCACTCTGCCCGTCGGACCTTTCGCCGCTCCGTTTCGGCGACAAGTGGGCCGGTATGGTCATCCGCTGCCTGGAGGCGGGCCCGCGCCGCTTCTCGGAATTGCGCGTGCCGCTGCGCGGGATCACCGCGAAGGTGCTGACGCAATCCCTTCGTTCGCTCGAGCGGGACGGCCTTGTTCGCCGTACGGCGTTCGCAGGCCCACCGCGTCGCGTCGAGTACGAGTTGACCGCGCTCGGCCGCAGTCTGCTCGGACCGATCAACGTCGCGTGCGAATGGGCCATGGACCACTGGGACGAGTTGATCGACGCCCGCGAGGCCGGACTCAAAGCCGGCTAGCGCGCTCCTGGAGATAGCGCTGCTCCGGCGTACTGGTAGTACGTCGAGCCGCCAGCAGGTAATCCGCCTTCGCCGCCTCGGTATCCCCGGCCATCTCCAGCAGATGAGCCCGTACGGCGTTGAGTCGGTGGTGCGCGGAGACGCGGCCGTCGGACTCGAGCGATTCGAGCAACGTCAGGCCTTCCTTCGGCCCGCTCGCCATCGCCACCGCGACCGCCTGATTGAGCCGGACCATCGGGTTGTCCGACACCCGCTCGAGCACTCGGTACAACACGACGATCTGCGGCCAGTCCGTGTCCTCGGCCTTC
Encoded here:
- a CDS encoding VOC family protein, whose protein sequence is MTLDLFAGIPVSDYDAGVEWYERFLGSPPAFLPNDIEAVWQLADHRFFYIELLPEHAGHAQHTLFVDDLDERVAAITERGIEPVNRETYSNGVRKITYRDPYGNEIGLGGGPV
- a CDS encoding histidine phosphatase family protein, giving the protein MTHPMADRYLYVVRHGEALPDESGLTENGRRQAVLLGQRLRTAGISFIHHGPLARAAQTAQLIGEQLGGADLRVAEAAGDYPPHLPDSDELPPESADFVEFLELFGPEERELGPALARQALELFTGPVAGPQARHELVVTHNFLVAWLVRDAMAAPKWRWLGLNHCNAALTIIRYEPGRPATVLFYNDMRHLPAELRWTGFPPELRV
- a CDS encoding NAD(P)-dependent oxidoreductase translates to MSRIVVFGAGGRAGRAAVAEAVRRGHGVTAVVRSPEKYGAAADGVRVVAGDNTDAGSIAEAAAGHDAAISAVYDFAADPSEFFVNATRALADGLGKAGVRRLVWVGLASVLPTASGELLMDTPGYPNEYRSFYLGHAAGADVLRATEGLDWVTLSPAGDFDHEGTATGSYRIAAGDAGARITYADFALALLDEIEAPTHHRSHVGVTS
- a CDS encoding winged helix-turn-helix transcriptional regulator, producing the protein MSEPLDPEMFDPLCPSDLSPLRFGDKWAGMVIRCLEAGPRRFSELRVPLRGITAKVLTQSLRSLERDGLVRRTAFAGPPRRVEYELTALGRSLLGPINVACEWAMDHWDELIDAREAGLKAG